A stretch of DNA from Micromonospora sp. WMMD1155:
GGGCGGCGGCCGACGAGGCGGTGGCCTCGTGGACCGACCGGCTCGGGCTCTCCGCCTTCCGCTCGGTCCGGCTGCCGGAGCTGTCCAAGGGCACCGCGCAGAAGGTGGGCCTGGCCCAGGCGATGCTGCGCCCTCCGGGGTTGCTGGTGCTCGACGAACCGTGGGAGGGGCTGGACGCCGCCACCCGCGAGCTGGTGCCCGAGCTGATCGACGAGGTGCTCGCCGCCGGGGGGTCCGTCCTGGTCAGCGACCACCGGGGGGAGACCGTCCGATTGCCGGCCGCGCGCCGCTGGCTGGTGGCCGACGGTTCGCTGACCGAGGAGAAGTCCGCCGCGGACGAGACGCTCGCGGTGGTCGAGGTCGCGGTTCCGGCCGCGCGGGCCGCCGGCACCGTCGCCCGGTTGCGCGCCGAGGGGCATCACATTCTGCGGGTACGCGTCGACGCCCCCACCGCCGCAGCTCCGGCGCGACCGGGCGAGCCGTCGCCGGAGGCCGGTGCCGCCCGACCCGGCGAGCCGCCGTCCTCGGTGGTCGGGGAACCGGCAGCGGGGCAACCCGCCGACGCGGTGGTCGAGCCGGCGGCGGGGGAGGCCCGGTGAACGCCCTGATCCGGATGCGGCTGGCGGGTTTCCTGCGGACCGGCCGCGCGGTCGCGCCGCTGCTCGCCGGCCTCGTGACGCTCGGCCTCCTCTACGGCGGCGGTCGTGCCCAGCCGGCGGAGGCGTACGGCGTCTCGGCAGTGGTCCTCTTCCCGGTCATCGCCTGGCAGACCAAGATCCTCCTGGACGTGGAGCCGGACGTGCAGCGCCGGCTGGCACAGGTGGCGGTCGGGGTGGCCCGGGAGCGGTCGGCGGGTCTCCTCGCCGCCGGTGTGGCAGCGCTGGTGACGGTGGGCGTCGGGCTGCTGTTCCCCTGGTTGGTCGGTGGGGTTTCCGGCCCGGTCGAGCCGGGGGACCGGTCGATCCCGGTCGGGCTCGCGCTGGGGCTGTGGGCGCACCTGGTGGCCGTACCCGCTGCGGTCGCCCTCGGCGCGCTGGCCAGCCGGGCGTCGGTGGGCGGGGCCGGGTACGGCGTCGCGGTGCTGGCCCTCGGCGGCGTCGGCGCGGTGGTGCTGGGCCTGAGCGGCTCGGTGGTTCCCTGGCTGGCACCGCCGATCATGGCCGCCGCCCGCGCCACCGGAGGGGGCGCCGCCGCGCTCACCCTGGTCGGGCTGAGCATGTGGGCGGTGGCCTGGAGCGCCGTGGTCGTCGGCGGCTATCTGTGGCGGCGGCGGGCCCGGGGCTGACCACCGACGTCGGCGTCGGTGACGTGGCTCACCAGGCGCGATTTGGTGCTGGTGGCCCGGGCGCGTACTCTTCAAACGTCATCCGTGTTCTCATGGATGGCGAACCACCCAGAGACCGCTGGTCACCGTGCTTCGGCACGGTCGAAGGTCCCGCGACAACGGGCGACCCGCGCAGGGCGGCAAGCGTAACTCGGCAGTGAGCATGGTCCGCCGACCGTGACGATCCGCCGGCCCTCGCCCCGTGCGCCCTGCGCCGGGGCTTTTTCGTTGTCGCGCTGCCTCCGCTCCCGTTCCGGCTTCGGCCGTGACGGGGCCAGCCTCGAGTAACGAGAGAGGAGGGACATGGCGGACAAGCCGATCCGGGCCGACAAGGCCACGGCCGTCGCTGAGCTGACCGAGAGCTTCCGCAGCTCGGGCGCCACCGTGCTGACCGAGTACCGCGGTCTGACGGTTTCCCAGCTCACCCAGCTTCGGCGCTCGCTCGGCGCCGACACCAGCTACATGGTCGCGAAGAACACGCTGGCCAAGCGTGCTGCGACGGACGCGGGCATCACCGGCCTCGACGAGCTGTTCACCGGTCCTACCGCGCTGACTTTCGTTTCGGGCGACGTCGTCGAGGCGGCGAAGGGGCTTCGCGACTTCGCGAAGGCCAACCCGAAGCTCGTCATCAAGGGCGGTGTCTTCGAGGGCAAGGCCATTTCCGCGGCCGAGGTCACGAAGCTCGCCGACCTGGAGTCCCGCGAGGTGCTGCTGGCCAAGCTGGCCGGCGCGATGAAGGGCAACCTGAGCAAGGCCGCGGCCCTGTTCCAGGCCCCGCTGTCGAAGACCGCCCGTCTGGCGGCTGCACTGCAGGACAAGCGCGAGAAGGAGGGCGCCGAGGCGGCCTGAGGGCTTCCACGGCGCACCAGTTCTTACTTATCAGCATTAGGAAAGGACGCCAGACATGGCGAAGCTCAGCACCGACGAGCTGCTCGACGCGTTCAAGGAGATGACGCTGATCGAGCTCTCTGAGTTCGTGAAGCAGTTCGAGACCACCTTCGAGGTCACCGCTGCCGCTCCGGTCGCGGTTGCCGCGGCCGGCGGTGCCACCGGTGGCGCTGCTGCCCCGGCCGAGGAGGAGAAGGACGAGTTCGACGTCATCCTCGACGCCGACGGTGGCAAGAAGATCCAGGTCATCAAGGTCGTGCGTGAGCTGACCGGCCTGGGCCTCAAGGAGGCCAAGGACGCGGTCGAGTCCGCGCCGAAGGCCATCCTGGAGAAGGTCAACAAGGAGACCGCCGAGAAGGCGAAGGCCAAGCTCGAGGGTGAGGGCGCCAAGGTCACCCTCAAGTGACCTGAGCTCCACCTGCGCGTACCCGGCTCGTGAGCCGGGACACGAATCGCGTCACGGCGGGCGGTGATCCGACACGGATCGCCGCCCGCCGTGTTGGTGGATGCGGCGCGGACCGGCCCTGAGCTGGGCTCCGACGACCGGCGTGCGGGACCCCGAGGAGCGCGGCGGGTCGCCCGCCAGCAGGAAAGAAGTGACGACCCGGATACCGGCCCTTGACGCGGCCCCGGGCTGCCAGGCACGCTGACACCAGCAAGACACCGCGCTTGCGACGGCCACGATGTGGGTATGACAGCGACGGCACCATCGGTCGCGGTCACCCGAGCGGCCCAGTGGGGAGTTGCGTTCTGAGCGGCCCGGCAGACCCCGGTTGAGGGGGGCCGAGGCGCGTTCCGCAAACGACCTGCGGGGTGGGCTGGACAGCGGTTAGCCTCTCGGCTACACTGCTAGTTTGCGCTGCCTTCCGACTTGACCCCTGCTCGGAAATGTCCGTTTACGGATAATTCTGGTGGGGTCATTGGAGTGCACGCGTACCAGCCGTTCTGCAGCACCGGTCCTCGGAAGGACGCATCTTGGCAGCTTCCCGCCCTGCGAAGACCAGTCGTACGTCGAGCGCATTCGCTCCCCGCCGAGTTTCATTCGGCAGGATCACCGAACACCTCGAGGTCCCCAACCTCCTTGCCATCCAGAACGAGTCCTTCGACTGGCTCGTCGGCAACGAGGCTTGGCAGGGCCGGTCGGCGGACGACCCGCACGCACGCTCGGGTCTCGCGGAGATCCTTGAAGAGATCAGTCCCATTGAGGACTTCTCCGGCACCATGTCACTCTCCTTCTCGGCGCCGCGCTTCGACGAGGTCAAGGCCTCGATCGAGGAGTGCAAGGAGAAGGACCTGACCTACTGCGCTCCGCTCTTCGTGACCGCGGAGTTCACCAACAACACCACTGGCGAGATCAAGAGCCAGACGGTGTTCATGGGTGACTTCCCGATGATGACGCCCAAGGGCACCTTCGTCATCAACGGCACCGAGCGCGTCGTGGTCAGCCAGCTCGTCCGGTCCCCGGGCGTCTACTTCGACAAGCAGCCGGACAAGACCTCCGACCGCGACCTCTCCAGCGTCAAGGTCATCCCGAGTCGGGGTGCCTGGCTGGAGTTCGACATCGACAAGCGCGACACGGTCGGCGTACGCATCGACCGCAAGCGTCGGCAGGCCGTCACGGTCCTGCTCAAGGCCATCGGATGGTCGGCCGAGCGGATCCGTGAGCGGTTCGGCTGGTCCGAGCTGATGATGACCACGCTCGAGAAGGACCACATCGCCGGCGCCGACGAGGCGCTGCTCGACATCTACCGCAAGCTGCGCCCTGGCGAGCCGCCGACGCGCGAGAACGCCCAGACCCTGCTCGACAACCTCTTCTTCAACCCGAAGAGGTACGACGTCGCCAAGGTCGGGCGCTACAAGTTCAACAAGAAGCTCGAAGTCGACGTGCCGATCACCACGGGCACGCTGACCGAGGACGACATCGTCGCCACCGTGGAATACCTCTGCCGGCTGCACGCCGGTGAGGAGGGCTACGAGGCCGACGACATCGACCACTTCGGCAACCGTCGTCTGCGCACCGTGGGCGAGCTGATCCAGAACCAGGTTCGGGTCGGCCTGTCCCGCATGGAGCGGGTCGTCCGCGAGCGGATGACCACGCAGGACGTCGAGGCGATCACCCCGCAGACCCTGATCAACATCCGCCCGGTGGTGGCGGCGATCAAGGAGTTCTTCGGGACGTCGCAGCTGTCCCAGTTCATGGACCAGACCAACCCGCTGGCGGGCCTGACCCACCGGCGGCGGCTGAGCGCGCTCGGCCCGGGTGGTCTGTCCCGGGAGCGGGCCGGCTTCGAGGTCCGCGACGTGCACCCGTCCCACTACGGCCGGATGTGCCCGATCGAGACGCCGGAAGGCCCGAACATCGGTCTGATCGGCGCGCTGTCCACCTTCGCCCGGGTCAACCCGTTCGGCTTCATCGAGACGCCGTACCGGAAGGTCGTCGAGGGTCGGGTCACCGACCAGATCGACTACCTGACCGCGGACGAGGAGGACCGTTTCGTCAAGGCCCAGGCCAACGCGCCGCTGCGGGCTGACGGGACGTTCGCCGAGGACCGGGTCCTCGTCCGTCGTAAGGGCGGCGAGACCGAGGACGTGGCGCCGGGCGCCGTGGACTACATGGACGTCTCGCCGCGGCAGATGACCTCGGTCGCGACCGCCATGATCCCGTTCCTCGAGCACGACGACGCCAACCGGGCACTGATGGGCGCGAACATGCAGCGCCAGGCGGTGCCGCTGGTCAAGGCCGAGGCGCCGCTGGTGGGCACGGGCATGGAGTACCGGGCCGCTGTCGACGCCGGCGACGTGGTCGTCGCCGAGGTCGGCGGTGTGATCGAGGATCTCTGCGCCGACTACGTCACCATCCACCAGGACGACGGCCACCGCCGGACGTACCTGCTGCACAAGTTCCGCCGCTCCAACGCCGGCTCCTGCGTCAACCAGAAGCCGGTGGTCTTCGAGGGCGACCGCG
This window harbors:
- a CDS encoding ABC transporter ATP-binding protein codes for the protein MRLENVWLRYHRRGPWVLHGVDVRIGPGEVAVVLGRNGVGKSTLLQVAAGVLRPGRGRVTDRPARVGWVPERFPADQPFTVARYLTGMARVAGLGRAAADEAVASWTDRLGLSAFRSVRLPELSKGTAQKVGLAQAMLRPPGLLVLDEPWEGLDAATRELVPELIDEVLAAGGSVLVSDHRGETVRLPAARRWLVADGSLTEEKSAADETLAVVEVAVPAARAAGTVARLRAEGHHILRVRVDAPTAAAPARPGEPSPEAGAARPGEPPSSVVGEPAAGQPADAVVEPAAGEAR
- the rplJ gene encoding 50S ribosomal protein L10; amino-acid sequence: MADKPIRADKATAVAELTESFRSSGATVLTEYRGLTVSQLTQLRRSLGADTSYMVAKNTLAKRAATDAGITGLDELFTGPTALTFVSGDVVEAAKGLRDFAKANPKLVIKGGVFEGKAISAAEVTKLADLESREVLLAKLAGAMKGNLSKAAALFQAPLSKTARLAAALQDKREKEGAEAA
- the rplL gene encoding 50S ribosomal protein L7/L12, encoding MAKLSTDELLDAFKEMTLIELSEFVKQFETTFEVTAAAPVAVAAAGGATGGAAAPAEEEKDEFDVILDADGGKKIQVIKVVRELTGLGLKEAKDAVESAPKAILEKVNKETAEKAKAKLEGEGAKVTLK
- a CDS encoding DNA-directed RNA polymerase subunit beta; translation: MAASRPAKTSRTSSAFAPRRVSFGRITEHLEVPNLLAIQNESFDWLVGNEAWQGRSADDPHARSGLAEILEEISPIEDFSGTMSLSFSAPRFDEVKASIEECKEKDLTYCAPLFVTAEFTNNTTGEIKSQTVFMGDFPMMTPKGTFVINGTERVVVSQLVRSPGVYFDKQPDKTSDRDLSSVKVIPSRGAWLEFDIDKRDTVGVRIDRKRRQAVTVLLKAIGWSAERIRERFGWSELMMTTLEKDHIAGADEALLDIYRKLRPGEPPTRENAQTLLDNLFFNPKRYDVAKVGRYKFNKKLEVDVPITTGTLTEDDIVATVEYLCRLHAGEEGYEADDIDHFGNRRLRTVGELIQNQVRVGLSRMERVVRERMTTQDVEAITPQTLINIRPVVAAIKEFFGTSQLSQFMDQTNPLAGLTHRRRLSALGPGGLSRERAGFEVRDVHPSHYGRMCPIETPEGPNIGLIGALSTFARVNPFGFIETPYRKVVEGRVTDQIDYLTADEEDRFVKAQANAPLRADGTFAEDRVLVRRKGGETEDVAPGAVDYMDVSPRQMTSVATAMIPFLEHDDANRALMGANMQRQAVPLVKAEAPLVGTGMEYRAAVDAGDVVVAEVGGVIEDLCADYVTIHQDDGHRRTYLLHKFRRSNAGSCVNQKPVVFEGDRVEAGQVIADGPCTDEGEMALGRNLLVAFMTWEGHNYEDAIILSQRLVQQDVLTSIHIEEHEVDARDTKLGPEEITRDIPNVSEEMLADLDERGIIRIGAEVVPGDILVGKVTPKGETELTPEERLLRAIFGEKAREVRDTSLKVPHGETGTVIGVRTFSREDGDELPPGVNELVRVYVAQKRKIQDGDKLAGRHGNKGVISKILPIEDMPFLEDGTPVDIVLNPLGVPSRMNIGQVLETHLGWVAKTGWKVEGDDTEWKRQLRSIDAHESEGDTNVATPVFDGAREAEISGLLASTLPNRDGNQLIGSSGKAQLFDGRSGEPLPDPIAVGYIYILKLNHLVDDKIHARSTGPYSMITQQPLGGKAQFGGQRFGEMECWAMQAYGAAYALQELLTIKSDDVLGRVKVYEAIVKGENIPEPGIPESFKVLLKELQSLCLNVEVLSSDGVALEMRETDDEVFRAAEELGIDLSRREPSSVEEV